The following are encoded together in the Microterricola viridarii genome:
- a CDS encoding dipeptidase — MSASAAPRYPVIDGHNDLAWACRETRGYSVAGLDGGAPALHTDLPRLAAGGVAGQFWSVWVDPELRGAEQVVATLEQIDFVQRLVAAYPEQLRLTRTAAEVRAAMADGRIASLIGVEGGEQLNNSLATLRQYARLGARYMTLTWSRTTDWADSATDTARHNGLTAFGRGVVREMNRIGMLVDLAHVAPATMRDALDESRRPVLVSHSGAWERCNHARNVPDDVLRAIGDGDGVVMLAFVPSFLSEERRLWVEAGEEGEPPPVGVAEVADHLDHIRDVAGVHAVGLGADYDGTDAMPFGLCDVAGYPALFAELERRGWSDGELRGLGSENVLRVLGASDADYTRFLSGHAGEPEALAIVPAIDTTIQKAG; from the coding sequence ATGAGCGCCTCGGCAGCACCGCGCTATCCGGTGATCGACGGGCACAACGATCTGGCCTGGGCCTGCCGCGAAACCCGAGGCTACTCGGTCGCTGGGCTCGACGGCGGTGCCCCGGCGCTGCACACCGATCTGCCCCGGCTCGCAGCCGGCGGCGTGGCCGGCCAGTTCTGGTCGGTCTGGGTCGATCCAGAGCTGCGGGGCGCCGAGCAGGTGGTCGCGACGCTTGAACAGATCGACTTCGTGCAGCGACTCGTCGCCGCGTATCCCGAGCAGCTGCGCCTGACGCGTACCGCGGCCGAGGTGCGCGCGGCGATGGCCGACGGCCGAATCGCCTCGCTGATCGGCGTCGAGGGCGGTGAGCAGCTGAACAACTCGCTGGCAACGCTCCGCCAGTACGCGCGCCTCGGCGCCCGCTATATGACTCTGACCTGGTCGCGCACCACCGACTGGGCGGATTCGGCGACCGACACGGCGCGGCACAACGGGCTGACCGCATTCGGTCGAGGGGTCGTGCGGGAGATGAACCGGATCGGGATGCTCGTCGACCTGGCGCACGTCGCCCCGGCCACCATGCGCGATGCCCTCGACGAGAGCAGACGACCCGTCCTGGTCAGCCATTCTGGTGCCTGGGAGCGCTGCAATCACGCGCGCAACGTTCCGGATGACGTGCTGCGGGCCATCGGCGACGGCGACGGCGTCGTGATGCTCGCCTTCGTGCCCTCCTTCCTCTCGGAGGAGCGCCGCCTGTGGGTCGAAGCCGGAGAGGAAGGTGAACCGCCGCCTGTCGGCGTTGCAGAGGTCGCCGACCACCTCGATCACATCCGCGATGTGGCGGGCGTGCACGCCGTGGGCCTCGGCGCCGACTACGACGGCACCGATGCGATGCCGTTCGGCCTGTGCGATGTCGCCGGCTATCCCGCGTTGTTTGCCGAGTTGGAGCGGCGCGGTTGGTCGGATGGCGAGCTGCGGGGCCTCGGCTCAGAGAATGTGCTCCGTGTGCTCGGGGCATCCGATGCCGACTACACCCGCTTCCTCAGCGGTCACGCCGGGGAGCCGGAAGCATTGGCCATCGTGCCGGCGATCGACACGACGATTCAGAAGGCAGGTTGA
- the menC gene encoding o-succinylbenzoate synthase has translation MRIERVRLFDFRLPLLHSFETSSHRKSGIEHVLVELTDADGAIGWGEIASPSDPFYCAETTETAWYIATRYLVPRVLGAGWELPETLEAGWAKVRGHEFAKAGFSGAAWDLHARRQGVSLAAALGGTRSDVATGVSLGIEANIDALLEQVSAQLQAGYGRVKLKIAPGWDVAAVAAVRAAFPTVELHVDANGAYPNDTDSLAVFRALDGFGLTMIEQPFEQRDFLAHAELQQRIETPVCLDESIVSVADLETMLRLDAGRVLNIKVSRMGGLSQARRAHDIAANAGVPVWCGGMHEFGVGRAINLAISSLPNFLFPSDVSGSDKYYEHDIIDPPIRARGGRVTVPSTPGLGFVVDTDRIAHEAIRVFDSASVAELAGAER, from the coding sequence GTGAGAATTGAGCGCGTCAGGCTCTTCGACTTCCGACTCCCGCTCCTGCACAGCTTTGAGACGAGTTCGCACAGGAAGTCGGGCATCGAACATGTCCTGGTCGAGCTGACGGATGCCGACGGTGCCATCGGCTGGGGCGAGATCGCGTCACCGAGCGATCCGTTCTACTGCGCAGAGACCACAGAGACGGCCTGGTACATCGCGACCCGCTATCTGGTGCCGCGGGTGCTCGGCGCGGGCTGGGAACTCCCGGAAACGCTCGAGGCAGGGTGGGCGAAGGTGCGCGGCCACGAGTTCGCCAAGGCCGGATTCTCCGGCGCGGCGTGGGACCTGCACGCCCGGCGGCAGGGAGTGTCGCTCGCGGCCGCCCTCGGCGGCACCCGCAGTGACGTGGCCACGGGCGTCTCCCTCGGCATCGAGGCCAACATCGACGCGTTGCTCGAGCAGGTCAGCGCGCAGCTGCAGGCGGGCTATGGCCGGGTGAAGCTCAAGATCGCCCCCGGCTGGGATGTCGCGGCCGTCGCCGCAGTCCGCGCGGCGTTCCCCACCGTCGAACTGCACGTCGATGCCAACGGCGCGTACCCCAACGACACGGACTCCCTCGCCGTCTTCCGTGCGCTGGACGGCTTCGGCCTGACCATGATCGAGCAGCCGTTTGAGCAGCGCGACTTCCTGGCGCATGCCGAGCTGCAGCAGCGGATCGAGACGCCGGTCTGCCTCGACGAATCCATTGTCTCCGTCGCGGACCTGGAAACGATGCTGCGTCTGGACGCCGGGCGGGTGCTCAACATCAAGGTCTCCAGGATGGGCGGCCTCAGTCAAGCGCGACGCGCGCACGACATCGCCGCGAATGCCGGGGTGCCCGTGTGGTGCGGAGGCATGCACGAATTCGGTGTCGGGCGCGCGATCAACCTCGCGATCTCCTCCCTGCCCAACTTCCTCTTCCCCTCCGACGTCTCCGGTTCAGACAAGTACTACGAGCACGACATCATCGACCCGCCGATCCGGGCGCGCGGCGGCCGGGTCACGGTACCGAGCACACCCGGCCTCGGCTTCGTGGTCGACACCGATCGCATTGCGCACGAGGCTATCCGGGTCTTCGACTCGGCCTCCGTCGCCGAGCTCGCCGGAGCAGAGCGATGA
- a CDS encoding MurR/RpiR family transcriptional regulator, translating to MIDRAASITESERARSLESPQDRYGERLRANFSAETLQARVIESEMRSLALTLEELSASGEIPRAAALILGARRRYIGGEGKGAAYAQLLNADLSTTLSNVFVIDGRGLSPLTVLTDVRSSDVLIVFSMRRYRAETIRLGRLFHEAGGQLVVITDSEQAPLAGLASALIRVHTGSASYADSPTAVAAVCHLLSALTTASAKGARRRLAGRDRYAAELGLYHTEGHHPENVQPEEPS from the coding sequence ATGATCGATCGTGCGGCGAGCATCACCGAGAGCGAGCGGGCTCGCTCGCTCGAGTCCCCGCAGGATCGCTACGGTGAACGATTGCGGGCGAACTTCTCAGCCGAGACCCTCCAGGCCCGGGTCATCGAGAGTGAGATGCGCTCGCTCGCGCTCACGCTGGAAGAACTCAGCGCGAGCGGTGAGATTCCACGGGCCGCCGCGCTCATTCTGGGCGCACGCCGGCGCTACATCGGCGGCGAGGGAAAGGGCGCCGCCTACGCCCAGCTGCTGAACGCCGACCTCTCGACCACGCTGTCGAATGTGTTCGTGATCGACGGCCGTGGCCTGTCGCCGCTCACCGTGCTCACCGATGTGCGCTCAAGCGATGTGCTCATCGTCTTCTCGATGCGCCGCTACCGGGCGGAGACAATCCGGCTCGGTCGCCTCTTCCACGAGGCGGGCGGCCAACTCGTCGTCATCACCGACAGCGAACAGGCCCCGCTCGCCGGGCTCGCCAGCGCGCTGATCCGGGTGCACACGGGTTCGGCCTCCTATGCAGACTCGCCCACCGCCGTGGCCGCCGTCTGCCACCTGCTCAGCGCGCTCACCACGGCCAGCGCCAAGGGCGCCAGGCGCCGGCTCGCCGGCCGCGACCGCTACGCGGCGGAACTCGGGCTCTACCACACAGAGGGCCATCACCCAGAGAACGTTCAACCAGAGGAGCCGTCGTGA
- a CDS encoding GNAT family N-acetyltransferase, whose amino-acid sequence MISPLLFDRPVESSADGSTAQRLLGRELQGYGEFRAAAALYVTVFQYEAPEFALNPNLLSALSQNGGSAVGVFTAQDELIGFAYGFAGRDRDGTEFHYSQAATVDPRFQGRGVGRTLKLLQAEVAKQWGHSTMRWTFDPILARNAHFNLESLGAVGIDYLPDYYARAGTDRILVEWQLGEAQQPLGTTKTHETRCAQKDAACAPVLGRSDWGTASPDGDDVWITIPAEVQAPSDDTTRLQSRLAGTLSETFASGRVLVGCTRINDDTAAYRAVPRRGKDIA is encoded by the coding sequence ATGATTTCACCCTTGCTGTTTGATCGGCCCGTCGAATCTTCGGCGGACGGGAGCACCGCGCAGCGCTTGCTCGGGCGTGAGCTGCAGGGGTACGGCGAATTCCGGGCCGCGGCCGCACTCTACGTCACCGTCTTTCAGTACGAGGCCCCGGAGTTCGCCCTCAACCCCAACCTCTTGAGCGCGCTCAGCCAGAACGGCGGCTCGGCGGTCGGCGTCTTCACCGCCCAGGACGAACTCATCGGATTCGCCTACGGCTTCGCCGGACGAGACCGGGACGGCACCGAGTTTCACTACTCCCAGGCCGCGACGGTCGATCCCCGGTTCCAGGGCCGCGGCGTCGGGCGCACTCTGAAGCTGCTGCAGGCCGAGGTTGCCAAGCAGTGGGGGCACAGCACCATGCGGTGGACATTCGACCCGATCCTTGCGCGCAACGCACACTTCAACCTCGAATCGCTCGGTGCGGTCGGGATCGACTATCTGCCCGACTACTACGCACGGGCGGGCACCGACCGCATCCTCGTCGAGTGGCAGCTCGGCGAGGCGCAGCAGCCCCTGGGAACCACGAAGACGCACGAGACGCGGTGCGCGCAGAAGGACGCCGCGTGTGCGCCCGTGCTCGGCCGGAGCGACTGGGGAACGGCCAGCCCAGACGGTGACGACGTCTGGATCACGATCCCCGCAGAGGTGCAGGCACCATCCGACGACACCACGCGGCTGCAGTCGCGGCTGGCCGGAACGCTCTCCGAGACGTTCGCCTCTGGCCGTGTGCTGGTCGGCTGCACCAGAATCAACGACGACACCGCGGCGTATCGCGCGGTTCCGCGCAGAGGGAAGGACATCGCATGA
- a CDS encoding M20/M25/M40 family metallo-hydrolase yields the protein MNSAHAPGLDGAAEFDFLRELVAIESPSLDRAASERVAAPIAERLSAVGGRVRLARTEAGTSIVADFAGPGHPLLLVGHTDTVWPVGTLESSLPWSHENGIIRGPGTYDMKSGIVVICAALQRLDGNPSRAVRVVLNCDEEVGSPTTGELIRAQAADAMAAIGFESPHPDGALKVGRRGSTRLAVHAHGRAAHAALNPELGVSAIDELIDQLAGIREITEDPLLPSAVLCNVGVISGGTRANVVPESARAEIGLRFVDSETESRVLSAIRGIVPRRRSARIEVETLSSRPAWRASAADAALLAQLSATAALLGQRLDGRPAAGAGDTNILGSVGVPTVDGFGPLGGGAHAIDEHIVAASLHQRIDLLSAVLATPPVQP from the coding sequence ATGAACAGTGCGCACGCACCAGGCCTCGACGGGGCGGCGGAGTTCGACTTCCTGCGTGAGCTCGTTGCCATCGAGAGCCCGTCGCTCGATCGCGCGGCGAGCGAGCGGGTCGCCGCGCCGATCGCCGAACGGCTCTCCGCCGTCGGCGGGAGGGTGCGGCTCGCCCGCACCGAAGCGGGAACGAGCATCGTCGCCGACTTCGCCGGCCCAGGCCACCCGCTCCTCCTCGTCGGCCACACGGACACGGTGTGGCCCGTCGGCACCCTGGAATCCTCACTGCCGTGGTCACACGAGAACGGGATCATCCGCGGGCCGGGAACGTACGACATGAAGAGCGGCATCGTGGTGATCTGCGCGGCACTGCAGCGACTGGACGGCAACCCGAGCCGCGCCGTGCGTGTCGTCCTGAACTGCGACGAGGAGGTCGGCTCCCCCACCACCGGCGAGCTCATACGCGCGCAAGCCGCCGACGCCATGGCGGCGATCGGCTTCGAGTCCCCGCACCCCGACGGCGCCTTGAAGGTCGGCCGCCGAGGCAGCACCAGACTCGCTGTCCATGCGCACGGGCGCGCCGCGCACGCGGCATTGAACCCCGAACTCGGCGTCTCGGCGATCGACGAACTCATTGATCAGCTCGCCGGCATCCGCGAGATCACCGAAGACCCGCTCCTGCCTTCCGCCGTGCTCTGCAACGTCGGGGTGATCTCCGGTGGGACCCGTGCCAATGTCGTGCCTGAGTCGGCGCGCGCGGAGATCGGCCTTCGCTTCGTCGACAGCGAGACAGAGAGCCGTGTGCTCTCGGCGATTCGCGGGATCGTGCCCCGTCGCAGGAGTGCACGCATCGAGGTGGAGACCTTGAGCAGCAGGCCGGCCTGGCGGGCTTCAGCCGCCGACGCCGCACTTCTGGCGCAGCTCTCCGCAACCGCAGCGCTGCTCGGGCAGCGACTCGATGGCCGCCCGGCCGCCGGAGCCGGCGACACCAACATTCTGGGCAGTGTCGGAGTGCCGACCGTCGACGGCTTCGGTCCACTGGGCGGAGGGGCCCACGCCATCGACGAGCACATCGTCGCCGCATCGCTGCACCAGCGCATCGATCTCCTCTCCGCGGTCTTGGCGACACCACCGGTGCAACCCTGA
- a CDS encoding ABC transporter substrate-binding protein has translation MLTPLRTHRLRALAIGAAVACAAITIAPATAFAATPVPEATQGAEASATTFRIATSGFVDSFNPFISIYLLPTNSIRYMYESLVQNSAEDGSPTEGLAASWETDEDGRQWTYTLHKDMKWSDGEPITSADIKYTYEQMMTVPELGTANGNLVSNFDSVEAPDDLTLVINLTEPQASNPGSEIPVVPKHIWEKIEDPATYANDKDVVGSGSFVLKSYKANESIVLDANPNFWRGAPKIDKLQYVYYTNSDAQVQALKAGDVDFVTSLTPTQFAALQNVDGVTTHSGTGRRYHSLSINPGFQTRDGVAFGTGSEALKDVAVRQALRLGTDTKTLLDNVLEGQGVLATSFIPASFPKWTLATDNAAVVGFDPEAAQAKLEGAGWTVGADGIREKAGTKLQLRLLIDAEDTTEQSISEYFVPWMKNIGVGIQVESTDSDTLSAKATAADYDMYFSGWSVNPDPDYQLGINTCFNLPSGADGTGGTSQDGYCNPEFDALYNQQRSELDEGKRQAIVQDMLAMNYTDTVQVATWYANGLEAYRSDRFDGFTLQPAKGGIIANQAGYWGFLTVAPVEGGETSTGQSSNIGLYIVGSVVVLVVIGGILFARNRRRKQADVE, from the coding sequence ATGCTCACACCTCTCCGCACACATCGGCTCCGCGCACTCGCAATCGGCGCCGCCGTTGCCTGCGCTGCGATCACGATCGCGCCGGCAACGGCCTTTGCCGCGACTCCGGTGCCTGAAGCGACGCAAGGCGCGGAGGCCTCGGCAACGACGTTCCGCATCGCGACGTCGGGATTCGTTGACAGCTTCAACCCGTTCATCTCGATCTACCTGCTGCCGACGAACTCGATCCGCTACATGTACGAGTCGCTCGTGCAGAACAGTGCAGAGGACGGCTCCCCGACCGAGGGTCTCGCCGCGTCGTGGGAGACCGACGAGGACGGCAGGCAGTGGACGTACACGCTGCACAAGGACATGAAGTGGTCGGACGGTGAGCCGATCACCTCCGCCGACATCAAGTACACCTACGAGCAGATGATGACCGTGCCGGAGCTCGGCACCGCCAACGGCAACCTCGTCTCCAACTTCGACTCTGTTGAGGCGCCGGACGACCTCACCCTCGTCATCAACCTCACCGAGCCCCAGGCGTCGAACCCTGGCTCAGAGATCCCCGTCGTGCCCAAGCACATCTGGGAGAAGATCGAAGACCCCGCAACCTACGCCAACGACAAGGATGTCGTCGGCTCCGGCTCCTTCGTGCTGAAGAGCTACAAGGCGAACGAGTCCATCGTGCTCGACGCCAACCCGAACTTCTGGCGCGGCGCACCGAAGATCGACAAGCTCCAGTACGTCTACTACACGAACTCAGACGCGCAGGTGCAGGCGCTGAAGGCCGGCGACGTCGACTTCGTCACATCGCTGACCCCGACCCAGTTCGCGGCACTCCAGAACGTCGACGGCGTGACCACCCACTCCGGAACCGGTCGTCGCTACCACTCGCTCTCCATCAACCCCGGCTTCCAGACCCGCGACGGTGTCGCATTCGGCACGGGCTCCGAGGCGCTGAAGGATGTCGCGGTTCGCCAGGCGCTCCGCCTCGGCACGGACACCAAGACCCTGCTCGACAACGTGCTGGAGGGTCAAGGTGTGCTCGCGACGAGCTTCATTCCCGCGTCCTTCCCGAAGTGGACGCTGGCGACGGACAACGCGGCCGTCGTCGGCTTCGACCCGGAGGCCGCTCAGGCAAAGCTCGAGGGGGCCGGCTGGACCGTCGGCGCAGACGGCATCCGCGAGAAGGCCGGCACGAAGCTGCAGCTGCGGCTGCTGATTGACGCCGAGGACACCACCGAACAATCGATCTCAGAGTATTTCGTGCCGTGGATGAAGAACATCGGTGTGGGCATTCAGGTCGAGTCGACCGACTCGGACACGCTGAGCGCCAAGGCGACGGCGGCCGACTATGACATGTACTTCAGCGGATGGTCGGTCAACCCCGACCCCGACTACCAGCTCGGCATCAACACCTGTTTCAACCTGCCGTCCGGTGCGGACGGCACCGGCGGCACCTCGCAGGATGGCTACTGCAACCCGGAGTTCGACGCGCTGTACAACCAGCAGCGCTCCGAGCTCGACGAGGGCAAGCGCCAGGCCATCGTGCAGGACATGCTCGCGATGAACTACACGGACACCGTGCAGGTCGCAACCTGGTACGCCAACGGCCTGGAGGCGTACCGTTCCGACCGTTTCGACGGCTTCACCCTGCAGCCGGCGAAGGGTGGCATCATCGCCAACCAAGCCGGGTACTGGGGCTTCCTCACCGTTGCCCCCGTCGAGGGTGGTGAGACCTCAACCGGTCAGAGCTCCAACATCGGTCTCTACATCGTCGGCAGTGTGGTCGTGCTCGTCGTGATCGGCGGCATCCTGTTCGCCCGCAACCGACGCAGGAAGCAAGCAGACGTCGAGTAG
- a CDS encoding ABC transporter permease, translating to MSNVVPPSTSAIATEANAEERPRDLSAIRYYLTKLGGAALSLAMVIVLGFFAFKILPGDPVASIARQRQMTSEQMDLLREQFGLNKPLWQQFIDYLGNVFTLNFGESYVYKTSVASLISQYFWPTILLTGTAAILAIALGLWLGQKAAWRHGSGFDKMVSSTSLVFWSVPTFWLGLILLMVFGGTLQWFPTGGMRSPNPPSDPLGAAADIASHMVLPVITMVAVVYAQYLMVMRSSLIEEMSADYLTTARAKGLRDDLVRRRHAVPNALLPTVTLIFMHLGGLIAGAVTVETIFSWPGLGKLTYEAISGPDLPLLQGTFVVFSAIIIVMNLIADLIYRQLDPRVRRA from the coding sequence ATGTCGAACGTGGTGCCGCCATCGACATCGGCCATCGCGACTGAGGCCAACGCGGAGGAACGCCCTCGCGACCTCTCCGCGATCCGCTACTACCTGACCAAACTGGGCGGAGCGGCGCTCAGCCTCGCCATGGTCATCGTGCTCGGCTTCTTCGCCTTCAAGATTCTCCCCGGCGACCCTGTCGCCTCGATCGCGCGCCAACGCCAGATGACATCGGAACAGATGGATCTGCTTCGCGAACAGTTCGGCTTGAACAAGCCACTCTGGCAACAGTTCATCGACTACCTCGGCAACGTCTTCACCCTCAACTTTGGCGAGAGTTACGTCTATAAGACCTCGGTCGCCAGCCTCATCAGCCAGTATTTCTGGCCGACGATCCTCCTCACCGGAACCGCGGCCATCCTGGCGATCGCGCTCGGTCTGTGGCTCGGCCAGAAGGCAGCGTGGAGACACGGCTCTGGTTTCGACAAGATGGTGTCCTCGACCTCGCTGGTGTTCTGGTCGGTGCCGACGTTCTGGCTCGGCCTCATCCTGCTGATGGTATTCGGCGGCACACTGCAGTGGTTCCCCACCGGCGGCATGCGCTCACCGAACCCGCCGAGCGATCCGCTCGGCGCCGCGGCGGACATCGCGTCGCACATGGTGCTTCCCGTCATCACCATGGTCGCCGTGGTCTACGCCCAGTACCTCATGGTGATGCGCAGCTCACTCATCGAAGAGATGAGCGCCGACTACCTCACCACAGCGCGCGCCAAGGGCCTCCGCGATGATCTGGTGCGACGCCGCCACGCGGTTCCCAATGCCCTGCTGCCGACCGTGACGTTGATCTTCATGCATCTCGGCGGCCTCATCGCCGGTGCGGTCACCGTTGAGACCATCTTCTCCTGGCCGGGCCTCGGCAAGCTGACCTACGAGGCGATCAGCGGACCGGACCTTCCCTTGTTGCAAGGCACCTTCGTGGTGTTCTCGGCGATCATCATCGTGATGAACCTCATCGCCGACCTCATTTATCGCCAGCTTGACCCGAGAGTGAGGCGCGCGTGA
- a CDS encoding ABC transporter permease, whose product MTTTPSTTPSRQRSPRHFAWARRRAALRDFRQQFSHHRAGMVGLSFLMLVALIAILAPVIAPAHMLDVTTLIGTERFAPPSLEHPLGTDHLGREIWVRMVWGARVSLLVGLAATAMSMLIGALVGIAAGHFTGLPGSILMRLIDFFLVLPSLILAIVLSTVLSRGVLTIIIAIGLTSWAGTARVVRSQTLSVESRDYIERSRALGAGHWHIIVKHLLPGVLPLVLANTTLTVGSAIIAESTLSFLGLGDPTVQSWGSILKNSMDVSAATSGYWWYVLTPGVAIVLVVLAFTLMGRAVENIVNPTLRSR is encoded by the coding sequence GTGACCACGACGCCCAGCACCACGCCCAGCCGCCAGCGCTCGCCGCGGCACTTCGCCTGGGCTCGCCGCCGAGCCGCGCTGCGCGACTTCAGGCAACAGTTCAGCCACCACCGCGCCGGCATGGTCGGCCTGAGCTTCCTGATGCTCGTCGCGCTGATCGCGATCCTGGCCCCGGTCATCGCACCGGCGCACATGCTCGACGTCACCACTCTCATCGGCACGGAGCGATTCGCTCCTCCGTCGCTGGAGCACCCGCTCGGAACAGACCACCTCGGCCGTGAAATCTGGGTCCGCATGGTCTGGGGTGCCCGCGTCTCGCTGCTCGTCGGCCTCGCCGCGACGGCGATGTCGATGCTCATCGGCGCGCTCGTCGGCATCGCGGCCGGTCACTTCACCGGGCTTCCCGGCAGCATCCTGATGCGCCTGATCGACTTCTTCCTGGTTCTGCCGTCGCTGATCCTCGCCATCGTGCTGTCGACGGTGCTCAGCCGCGGCGTACTCACCATCATCATCGCCATCGGCCTGACATCGTGGGCAGGCACGGCTCGGGTGGTGCGCTCGCAGACCCTCTCCGTCGAGTCCCGTGACTACATCGAGCGGTCCCGCGCTCTCGGCGCCGGGCACTGGCACATCATCGTGAAGCACCTCCTCCCCGGAGTGCTGCCTCTCGTCCTTGCCAACACCACGCTGACGGTCGGGTCCGCGATCATCGCCGAATCGACGCTGTCCTTCCTCGGCCTGGGTGATCCAACGGTGCAGTCGTGGGGCTCGATCCTGAAGAACTCGATGGACGTCTCGGCGGCGACCAGCGGCTACTGGTGGTATGTCCTCACCCCCGGCGTCGCCATCGTCCTGGTTGTACTGGCGTTCACCCTGATGGGCCGCGCGGTCGAGAACATCGTCAACCCCACGCTGAGGAGCCGTTGA
- a CDS encoding ATP-binding cassette domain-containing protein, producing MPDLKFENVSIMYKTSGRNGRGEVPAVKSVTLELPAGGTLGIAGESGSGKSTLAMSALRLLPSNARLDGRVLVGDTDVAALNFGQLRALRWAQASIVFQGAMHSLNPVHTVGDQITEALVIHVTDRWKTQQGRETRVRELLDIVDLSPEKAKSYPHELSGGQKQRVMIAMALACEPEIIIADEPTTALDVIVQKQILDMISRLVTERGISLLMISHDLSVLATACERIAIMRNGELVEVGDARMICTEPNDPYTRKLTDAFPTIGDPASRLRPVTRHGAGADEPGISKPSDEVLLSARGVNVTYHGSGQFRAVRDVDLEVRRGEIVALVGQSGSGKTSLARALMGLQPTDPGSSITFGGQPLPTKGKALKAFRRRIQLVLQDPSAALNPKLTVYESVAEGLRVQGMPGDERERVAQSLMDAELSPPENYFGAIPQELSGGQRQRVVIAGALALHPEMIIADEPVASLDASVRGEILGLLLSLKQRLGLSALVITHDLGLAWNIADRVAVMYRGEIVEQGSTESVLLDPQHPYTRTLLAAAPSVKDYAA from the coding sequence ATGCCTGATCTGAAATTCGAGAACGTGTCGATCATGTACAAGACCTCTGGCCGCAACGGCCGTGGCGAGGTTCCCGCCGTGAAGTCGGTCACCCTCGAGCTGCCGGCGGGCGGCACCCTCGGCATCGCGGGCGAGTCGGGCTCCGGGAAGTCGACCCTCGCCATGAGCGCGCTGCGCCTGTTGCCCAGCAATGCCCGTCTCGACGGACGCGTGCTCGTCGGCGACACCGACGTGGCCGCGCTGAACTTCGGTCAGCTTCGGGCGCTGCGCTGGGCGCAGGCCTCCATCGTCTTCCAAGGTGCGATGCACTCGCTGAACCCGGTGCACACCGTCGGCGACCAGATCACAGAGGCACTGGTCATCCATGTCACAGACCGATGGAAGACGCAACAGGGCCGCGAGACGCGCGTGCGCGAGCTGCTCGACATCGTCGACCTCAGCCCGGAGAAGGCAAAGTCTTACCCGCACGAGCTCTCCGGCGGCCAGAAGCAGCGCGTCATGATCGCCATGGCGCTGGCCTGCGAGCCGGAGATCATCATCGCCGACGAGCCGACGACGGCACTCGACGTGATCGTGCAGAAACAGATCCTCGACATGATCTCCCGTCTCGTGACAGAGCGCGGCATCTCGCTTTTGATGATCAGCCATGACCTGTCGGTGCTGGCCACCGCCTGCGAACGCATCGCCATCATGCGCAACGGCGAGCTCGTCGAAGTGGGCGACGCGCGGATGATCTGCACAGAGCCGAACGATCCGTACACGCGCAAGCTCACCGACGCCTTTCCCACGATCGGCGACCCCGCGTCGCGGTTGCGGCCAGTGACCAGGCACGGCGCCGGCGCCGACGAACCGGGGATCTCGAAGCCGAGCGACGAAGTCTTGCTCTCCGCCCGGGGCGTGAACGTGACCTATCACGGTTCCGGGCAGTTCCGCGCGGTGCGCGATGTGGACCTCGAGGTACGGCGCGGCGAGATCGTGGCACTCGTCGGCCAATCCGGTTCGGGAAAGACCAGCCTCGCCCGAGCGCTGATGGGCCTGCAGCCGACCGATCCGGGGAGCAGCATCACCTTCGGCGGGCAACCGCTGCCCACCAAGGGCAAGGCACTGAAGGCGTTCCGCCGCCGGATTCAACTGGTGCTGCAGGACCCATCCGCCGCGCTGAACCCGAAACTCACCGTCTACGAGTCGGTGGCCGAAGGACTGCGGGTGCAGGGCATGCCGGGAGACGAGCGCGAGCGCGTCGCGCAGAGCCTGATGGATGCCGAACTCTCACCGCCGGAGAACTACTTCGGTGCGATCCCCCAAGAACTCTCGGGCGGGCAACGCCAGCGCGTTGTCATCGCGGGGGCGCTCGCGCTGCACCCGGAAATGATCATCGCCGACGAACCGGTCGCGTCGCTCGATGCCTCGGTGCGCGGTGAGATCCTCGGTCTGCTGCTCTCTCTGAAACAGCGCTTGGGGCTCTCTGCGCTGGTGATCACCCACGACCTCGGCCTGGCCTGGAACATCGCCGACCGGGTCGCCGTGATGTACCGGGGCGAGATTGTGGAGCAGGGCTCGACAGAATCCGTGCTGCTCGATCCGCAGCACCCCTATACCCGCACGCTGCTTGCCGCAGCCCCGAGCGTCAAGGACTACGCCGCGTGA